The following are encoded together in the Onychostoma macrolepis isolate SWU-2019 chromosome 03, ASM1243209v1, whole genome shotgun sequence genome:
- the mmp25a gene encoding matrix metalloproteinase-25 — protein MTMTAVLTMIGATLLSVVSARPALMPDQYARGVDWLIRYGYLPSPDTLIGRLHTREGIEKAVRKMQCFAGIEETGKLDHATLEVMARPRCSLPDTIISEDLLKGNRRGKEKMKRRYTLPRLSWNKTDITWSVQEFPSPSMSPTLHPGLVRLILTSALRVWSDVTPLRFHPSPYDPSPQIDIKVTFASGYHEDGYPFDGKGGTLAHAFFPGKGDLAGYTHFDDGESWSYGDWSSSTDLFTVAVHEFGHALGLFHSSSDDSIMKPYYHGPVGDMHSFSLSRDDRLRIQALYGKRQAFKPSLSVAAPTTHLPHFSTPAPPHPPYHPAASADRCQGGYDAVANIRGEVFFFRGPHFWRVHHSGSLMSLTAALIHSFWVGLPPETARVDAVYERRDGHIVFFIGNQYWVFRDTVSLPGYPRPLSELGLCTSAGGLPERVEAVFVWPHNGKTYLFSDGEYWRFDEVGSERKLEEGYPKPASIWGMPSHPDDIIGFLDGDTYFFKDSNYWILKRGGLDQQSASPKSIATDWMKCDGHISTHITEIPRGDKDCTCVQSTATMICALTSVIYSVVIVWILVLIFY, from the exons ATGACCATGACCGCAGTTCTCACCATGATCGGCGCCACGCTTCTCAGTGTTGTGAGCGCGCGACCTGCGCTGATGCCTGATCAATACGCGCGAGGAGTG gaCTGGTTGATTCGCTATGGGTATTTACCGTCTCCAGACACTCTAATTGGTCGACTTCACACCAGGGAGGGTATTGAAAAAGCTGTCCGTAAAATGCAGTGTTTTGCTGGTATTGAAGAGACTGGCAAACTAG ATCATGCCACTTTAGAAGTGATGGCCAGACCTCGCTGCTCTCTCCCGGACACCATCATCTCTGAAGATCTGCTGAAAGGAAATAGAAGAGGAAAAGAGAAGATGAAGAGGAGATACACTCTGCCAAGGTTGAGCTGGAACAAGACAGATATCACCTGGAG CGTGCAGGAGTTTCCCTCTCCCTCTATGTCTCCCACTCTACATCCAGGGCTGGTGAGGCTCATTTTGACCTCTGCCCTCCGAGTATGGAGTGATGTCACACCTCTGCGTTTCCACCCTTCTCCATACGACCCATCACCACAGATAGACATCAAAGTCACCTTTGCCAGCGGCTACCATGAAGATGGATATCCTTTTGATGGCAAAGGGGGCACTTTGGCACATGCATTCTTCCCAGGAAAGGGAGATCTTGCTGGTTACACACACTTTGATGATGGAGAGAGCTGGAGCTATGGAg ATTGGAGCAGCTCCACAGATTTATTCACAGTTGCAGTTCATGAGTTTGGTCATGCTTTAGGCCTATTTCACTCATCCTCCGACGACTCCATCATGAAGCCTTATTACCATGGTCCTGTAGGAGACATGCACAGCTTCTCCTTATCCCGTGATGACAGACTGAGAATACAGGCGCTTTATG GAAAGAGACAAGCTTTTAAACCTTCTCTGTCTGTTGCTGCACCCACAACTCATCTGCCCCACTTCTCGACACCAGCTCCTCCACATCCTCCCTATCA CCCAGCAGCCTCTGCTGATCGCTGTCAGGGAGGTTATGATGCAGTCGCTAATATCAGAGGAGAGGTTTTCTTCTTTAGAG GTCCACACTTTTGGAGGGTACATCATTCAGGCTCATTAATGTCCTTGACTGCAGCTCTGATCCACAGCTTCTGGGTCGGTTTGCCTCCAGAAACAGCCAGAGTTGATGCAGTATATGAGAGAAGAGATGGACATATTGTATTCTTCATtg GTAATCAGTACTGGGTATTTAGAGACACAGTGTCCCTCCCTGGGTACCCGCGACCACTTTCAGAATTGGGATTATGCACTTCTGCAGGAGGACTTCCAGAGAGGGTGGAGGCAGTATTTGTGTGGCCACACAATGGGAAGACGTACCTGTTCAGTGACGGAGAGTACTGGAGGTTTGATGAAGTGGGATCAGAGAGGAAGCTGGAGGAAGGGTATCCTAAACCAGCATCCATCTGGGGGATGCCCTCTCACCCTGATGATATTATTGGATTTCTAGATG GAGACACTTACTTCTTTAAAGACTCAAACTACTGGATTTTGAAAAGAGGAGGCCTGGACCAGCAATCTGCTTCCCCAAAGTCTATTGCTACTGACTGGATGAAATGTGACGGTCATATTTCAACTCACATTACTGAGATTCCCAGAGGAGACAAAGATTGTACTTGTGTCCAGAGCACAGCAACTATGATATGTGCTTTGACATCTGTGATATATTCAGTTGTCATAGTTTGGATTCTGgttcttatattttattga